A single window of Nicotiana sylvestris chromosome 5, ASM39365v2, whole genome shotgun sequence DNA harbors:
- the LOC104227763 gene encoding F-box/FBD/LRR-repeat protein At1g13570-like, which yields MTDSCNRLAVGRDKIDRLSDLPINVMHQIQDHMSIEDAAKMSILSSTWRYAWASNPKLVFDTPFCTKRMASNTIDIISTILLQHHGAIKIFLVDISVIHSSQHSVIDQWMLFLSTNGLVDLTLRNQNNVNAPYELPSYLYSVGLERLVLSNCIFRPACSFRGFHKLKTLLLKRVAFELVAATSSLWMPNLERLRFTQCSGFGFLNIYAPNLFCLCFYGCGNDTLKLSPFMECTKLKIVAIESHDEVSLNRQDKTMKLTNLLSSWPNLSHLILGRYFLKFFASGTGAESLPTRLTRLRCLYLSDCDFDREDQISPLLSILRSSPNLEILQILSGQRNKCDMEMDVNLIEEQDNRAQGRLNNLQMLLIKNFHGSRIEVRFVRFILGSTPLLRKAILLVDTNVNERQYLKISEELMQFPRASPRSKIVFRPCSKEQGRSSMPCC from the exons ATGACAGATAGCTGCAACAGACTTGCAGTTGGAAGGGACAAAATCGATAGACTATCGGATCTTCCTATTAATGTCATGCACCAGATCCAGGATCACATGTCTATCGAAGATGCTGCAAAAATGAGTATTTTGTCTAGTACGTGGAGATATGCTTGGGCTTCAAACCCGAAGCTCGTATTTGATACACCGTTTTGCACAAAGAGAATGGCGTCAAACACAATAGACATCATTAGTACAATTCTGTTGCAGCATCATGGAGCCATTAAGATATTCCTCGTAGATATTTCAGTTATACATTCTTCTCAGCACTCAGTTATCGATCAATGGATGCTATTTTTGTCAACAAACGGTCTCGTGGATCTCACTCTTCGGAATCAAAACAATGTCAATGCACCTTATGAATTGCCTTCCTATCTGTACAGTGTAGGACTAGAACGTTTGGTCCTGTCGAACTGCATTTTCAGGCCGGCTTGCAGTTTCAGGGGTTTCCACAAACTCAAAACACTTTTACTAAAGCGAGTTGCTTTTGAATTAGTCGCTGCAACTTCTTCCCTGTGGATGCCAAACCTTGAGAGATTGCGTTTTACGCAATGTAGTGGTTTTGGTTTCTTGAATATATATGCCCCAAACCTTTTTTGTTTATGTTTCTATGGTTGTGGCAATGACACCCTAAAATTGAGTCCTTTTATGGAATGCACGAAGCTGAAGATAGTTGCAATTGAATCACACGACGAAGTTTCATTAAACAGACAAGATAAAACAATGAAATTGACAAATCTTCTCAGCAGCTGGCCAAACCTTAGTCATCTTATTTTGGGCAGATACTTCCTCAAG TTTTTTGCTTCTGGTACTGGAGCAGAGAGTCTTCCCACGCGCCTCACCAGATTGCGATGTCTCTATTTATCTGATTGTGATTTTGACCGTGAAGATCAAATATCTCCGCTTCTAAGCATTCTTAGAAGTTCTCCCAATTTAGAAATACTTCAAATTCTG TCGGGCCAGAGGAATAAATGCGACATGGAAATGGATGTAAATCTTATTGAAGAACAAGACAATAGGGCACAAGGACGACTCAATAACCTTCAAATGTTGCTAATAAAAAATTTCCATGGTTCAAGAATTGAAGTGCGGTTTGTAAGGTTCATTCTTGGCTCTACTCCTTTACTCCGGAAAGCTATCCTTTTGGTAGATACAAATGTTAATGAAAGACAATACTTGAAGATCTCAGAGGAGTTGATGCAGTTCCCTCGGGCATCTCCTAGATCGAAAATTGTATTCCGACCGTGCTCAAAAGAACAAGGCAGGTCTTCAATGCCATGTTGTTGA
- the LOC104227753 gene encoding F-box/FBD/LRR-repeat protein At1g13570-like, translating into MAMTDSCKRLAVGGDKLDRLTDLPINVIHQIQDHMSIEDASKMSVLSRAWRYVWASNPKLVFGARFCTKRTPSDTIEIISTILFQHHGAIKTFFLDISIIPSSQHSVVDRWMLFLSRNGLVNLTLQNQNNVNAPYKLPSYVYGVGLERLGLLNCIFRPPCSFRGFHMLKWIHLMRVAFELDVAHSSLWMPNLKILCFVYCSGLHFFNIHAPELSILFLHSCGTLKLSSFMECGMLRTLGFTSQEEVSQNRQDKAMNLTDFLSCWHNVSHLILGRYFLKVLASDTRAESLPTRLTNLRSLYFAHYNFDDEDQIFALLRILRSCPNLKILQFLSSQGNIGDMEVDVNYFEEPDCAEPGLNNLQTLRISRFYGSRTELRFVRFILGFAPLLRKAILLVDSSINESQSLKISKELLRFPRASPKSEIVFEPWSKKETILVLRC; encoded by the exons ATGGCGATGACAGATAGCTGTAAGAGACTTGCAGTTGGAGGGGACAAACTCGATAGGCTTACGGATCTTCCTATTAATGTTATACACCAGATTCAGGATCATATGTCCATTGAGGATGCCTCAAAAATGAGTGTTTTGTCTAGAGCATGGAGATATGTTTGGGCTTCAAACCCGAAACTCGTGTTTGGTGCACGGTTTTGCACAAAGAGAACACCATCAGACACAATAGAAATCATTAGTACAATTCTGTTCCAACACCATGGAGCCATTAAGACCTTCTTCCTGGATATATCGATAATACCTTCTTCTCAGCACTCAGTTGTCGATCGATGGATGCTATTTTTGTCAAGGAATGGTCTCGTGAATCTCACTCTTCAGAATCAAAACAATGTCAATGCTCCTTATAAATTGCCTTCATATGTGTATGGTGTGGGACTAGAACGTTTGGGCCTGTTGAACTGCATTTTCAGGCCGCCATGCAGTTTTAGGGGTTTCCACATGCTCAAATGGATTCACCTTATGCGAGTTGCCTTTGAATTAGACGTTGCACATTCTTCCCTTTGGATGCCAAACCTTAAGATTCTGTGTTTTGTGTATTGCAGTGGTCTTCATTTCTTCAATATACATGCCCCAGAACTTTCAATATTATTTTTGCATAGCTGTGGTACCCTTAAATTGAGTTCTTTCATGGAATGTGGGATGCTGAGAACACTTGGATTTACATCCCAAGAAGAAGTATCACAAAACAGACAAGATAAAGCGATGAATTTGACCGATTTTCTCAGCTGTTGGCATAATGTTAGTCATCTTATTTTGGGCAGATACTTCCTCAAG GTTTTGGCTTCTGATACTAGAGCAGAGAGTCTTCCCACGCGCCTCACCAATTTGAGATCTCTCTATTTTGCTCATTATAATTTTGATGATGAAGATCAAATATTTGCCCTTCTAAGGATTCTTAGAAGTTGTCCCAATTTGAAGATACTTCAATTTCTT TCCAGCCAGGGGAACATAGGTGATATGGAAGTTGATGTAAATTATTTTGAAGAACCAGACTGCGCGGAACCAGGACTCAATAATCTTCAAACATTGCGTATAAGCAGATTCTATGGTTCAAGAACTGAATTGCGCTTTGTAAGGTTCATACTTGGCTTTGCCCCTTTACTCCGTAAGGCCATCCTTTTGGTAGATTCAAGTATTAATGAAAGCCAATCCTTGAAGATCTCAAAGGAGTTGTTGCGGTTCCCTCGGGCATCTCCTAAATCGGAAATTGTATTCGAACCATGGTCAAAGAAAGAAACTATTCTAGTGCTACGTTGTTGA